Proteins from a single region of Megalopta genalis isolate 19385.01 chromosome 3, iyMegGena1_principal, whole genome shotgun sequence:
- the LOC117222146 gene encoding mitogen-activated protein kinase p38b isoform X2, translating into MPQFHKIEINRTEWEVPERYQMLTPVGSGAYGQVCSAVDITTGHKVAIKKLARPFQSAVHAKRTYRELRMLKHMNHENVIGLLDVFHPSSSLEDFQQVYLVTHLMGADLNNIVRTQKLSDDHVQFLVYQILRGLKYIHSAGIIHRDLKPSNIAVNEDCELKILDFGLARPTENEMTGYVATRWYRAPEIMLNWMHYNQTVDIWSVGCIMAELLTGRTLFPGTDPIDHLTRVLVLCGTPTEETLSKISSQEAKNYIQSLPPLKKKNFKEVFRGANPLAIDLLELMLELDAEKRITAEQALAHPYLAQYADPLDEPESLAYDQSFEDMDLPVEKWKDLVYHEVVTFEPQQLPTCSTVEPVS; encoded by the exons ATGCCgcagtttcataaaattgaaataaataggACGGAGTGGGAGGTTCCGGAACGATATCAAATGCTAACTCCAGTGGGATCGGGGGCTTACGGTCAAGTGTG TTCAGCAGTTGATATAACAACTGGACACAAGGTAGCGATCAAAAAGTTAGCCAGACCATTCCAGTCAGCTGTACATGCTAAGCGAACATATAGAGAGCTTAGGATgttgaaacacatgaatcatgAAAAT GTAATTGGTCTATTAGATGTATTTCATCCATCTTCCTCTTTGGAAGACTTTCAGCAGGT atattTAGTTACGCATCTAATGGGTGCAGATCTCAATAACATTGTAAGGACCCAAAAGCTTTCTGATGACCATGTACAGTTTCTTGTATATCAAATCCTTCGAGGTCTTAAATACATACATTCTGCGGGTATAATACATAGG gATTTGAAGCCTTCCAACATAGCTGTAAATGAGGATTGTGAACTAAAGATTTTAGATTTTGGATTAGCCAGGCCCACTGAGAATGAAATGACTGGGTATGTTGCCACAAGATGGTACAGGGCTCCAGAAATCATGCTTAATTGGATGCATTACAATCAAACAG ttgACATATGGTCAGTCGGATGTATAATGGCCGAATTATTAACAGGAAGAACATTATTTCCTGGTACAGATC CCATTGATCATCTAACACGAGTCTTAGTACTCTGTGGTACACCCACAGAAGAAACTTTAAGCAAAATTAGCAGCCAAGAG GCAAAGAATTATATACAGAGTTTACCACCtttgaagaagaaaaactttaaagaagtttTCAGAGGGGCTAATCCTTTAG CCATAGATTTACTTGAGTTAATGCTGGAATTGGACGCAGAGAAACGAATCACAGCCGAACAAGCTTTAGCTCACCCATATCTTGCTCAGTACGCGGACCCATTGGATGAACCAGAGTCGCTTGCATATGATCAAAGTTTCGAGGACATGGACTTACCAGTTGAAAAATGGAAAG aCCTCGTTTATCACGAAGTTGTAACGTTTGAACCGCAGCAACTACCTACATGTTCAACCGTTGAACCTGTTTCATAA
- the LOC117222122 gene encoding uncharacterized protein LOC117222122, with translation MELHTPKRESRPLTEALPCSPPMCDTMLYPWNWGEEARNVNLSPGSSCSSPEYRDHNVVTARTDPRSRSGGSESHRRGRPRADALSNLMMQGSTSPSSIKCTYCNRVFPREKSLQAHLRTHTGERPYPCDYPGCTKAFTQSGQLKTHQRLHTGEKPFLCTEPGCEMRFTHANRHCPDHPYATLTRSDDFVLKPVSENTDLPHDVTKWLERYKMSREREDRTPTGKNDRKKKTWKSSSENHKRVKSRKGLMMDATGEQENLDCKASNQRLYCGESQDSQEDSQDEDPTETCNILQTSEDEEISTKLPITPLRRPLDRLQPKKRWLREACLEQQLAKPLNWDNRPVSVSVTTSFKVNNTQIHWNTPTDNLSNISDASCLDACKEIELTKSESDPTYINSHVGSSWDIINGNNESLKKSIKEEHIYAFDSPSTLSQSIWNSQSNNNDFLNNTHQMKSNISQPLSKYEWDNEVIKENSKSLSNQAHIKTTSLAQKEVTKQDTFLQSHISENIMRPTVLMLAGSSNNNNNNNKDNTSKIIPVEFETAKAVVKHEKNLTTLPIPEDSQKWLGALALMELAKNQEKTRDISLKQDKDNCTEHSELNYTHL, from the exons ATGGAATTGCACACGCCGAAGCGTGAGTCGCGCCCTTTGACGGAAGCGTTGCCGTGCAGCCCGCCGATGTGCGATACCATGCTTTATCCATGGAATTGGGGCGAAGAGGCGAGGAATGTGAACCTGAGTCCGGGCAGCTCATGCTCCTCGCCAGAATATCGTGATCATAACGTGGTAACCGCGCGAACTGACCCACGGTCACGTTCCGGAGGTTCAGAGAGCCATCGTCGCGGCCGACCTCGAGCAGATGCCCTCTCCAATCTGATGATGCAAGGGAGCACGTCGCCGAGCAGTATAAAATGCACCTACTGCAACCGAGTCTTTCCACGGGAGAAAAGCCTCCAAGCACACCTGCGTACTCACACAG gTGAACGACCATATCCATGTGATTATCCAGGATGCACGAAAGCTTTCACCCAATCTGGACAATTAAAAACTCATCAAAGATTACACACAGGGGAAAAGCCATTTCTGTGTACAGAACCTGGCTGTGAAATGAGATTTACACATGCGAATAGGCATTGTCCAGATCATCCTTATGCTACTTTGACTCGTTCAGATGATTTTGTTTTAAAGCCAGTATCCGAAAACACAGACTTACCCCATGATGTTACAAAGTGGCTAGAACGTTACAAGAtgtctagagagagagaggatagaACACCTACGGGTAAAAATGACCGCAAAAAGAAAACATGGAAAAGTAGTTCAGAAAATCATAAAAGGGTGAAGTCTAGAAAGGGCCTAATGATGGATGCGACAGGTGAACAGGAAAACTTAGATTGTAAGGCCTCCAATCAAAGATTATATTGTGGGGAAAGTCAAGATAGTCAGGAGGATAGCCAGGATGAAGACCCAACAGAAACATGTAATATACTACAAACATCAGAAGACGAGGAAATATCTACTAAGTTGCCAATTACCCCATTAAGAAGACCCCTAGACAGACTTCAACCAAAGAAAAGGTGGCTACGCGAAGCTTGTCTAGAACAACAGTTAGCTAAACCTTTAAACTGGGACAATAGACCTGTTAGTGTATCTGTAACTACTTCATTCAAAGTTAACAATACTCAGATACATTGGAACACACCAACTGATAACTTGTCTAACATTTCCGACGCGTCGTGCTTAGACGCATGTAAGGAGATCGAACTTACAAAATCAGAATCGGATCCTACCTATATAAATTCTCATGTAGGATCATCTTGGGATATAATTAACGGTAATAATGAATCTCTGAAAAAATCTATAAAAGAAGAACATATTTATGCATTTGATTCACCGTCTACATTATCACAATCTATTTGGAATTCTCAAAGTAACAACAATGATTTTTTAAACAATACACACCAAATGAAAAGCAATATTAGCCAGCCTCTTTCTAAATATGAATGGGATAACGAGGTAATCAAGGAGAACTCTAAATCCTTGTCGAATCAAGCACATATAAAAACCACAAGTCTTGCACAAAAGGAGGTAACTAAGCAAGATACATTTTTGCAATCTCACATTAGCGAGAATATAATGAGACCAACTGTTTTAATGCTAGCTGGTAGTtctaacaataacaacaacaataataaagataatACATCGAAAATAATTCCAGTCGAGTTTGAGACAGCAAAAGCTGTTGTTAAACATGAAAAGAACCTTACCACGTTACCAATTCCTGAAGACAGTCAAAAATGGTTGGGTGCATTAGCTTTGATGGAATTAGCTAAAAATCAGGAAAAGACAAGAGATATAAGTCTAAAGCAGGATAAAGACAATTGCACTGAGCATTCAGAGTTAAATTATACCCACTTATAG
- the LOC117222141 gene encoding LOW QUALITY PROTEIN: uncharacterized protein LOC117222141 (The sequence of the model RefSeq protein was modified relative to this genomic sequence to represent the inferred CDS: inserted 2 bases in 1 codon): MNITEERIKKWILLIQTEELDEVIEDIQISICPGLINNVSKYVFKLLLHLSHTADKCCKQNCAIGMQIYRLTCLLCQNLIKIPDNNKFVCSLYHIVRCLLTVHMYKEAYKVCCFINTETLCSSDSSVNNILVKIDNLWHNSVNNACNLLERNILNIKYYYELQKIIKLELKLIQTIYQNYTKRVLSEISSYLDKIALISKKSNICFMEFCVFASEYLRQTKLFLKEDDKHVITRYMLLIMSKIVCENVNEQNLDFVINTLDNLSKHFKMVLKEDKECYECYKLLESFCMAAVKPNNCLVKNDANSIHDCCYSYERIAKKYDYLGSIKWLTFGIVQILESLFLYWEACIKTGNKSFLEKGILLEIMNLVVCTSKYFMQQTCNKCKSCQSKECMIRNDIYNVVVIKARCVNLISKLSADDLSKDMYSLAQNFLEQNVAHIYEMKQCNCMTWPMLWSTNGALIYNLGIMAGSFYEESVSLLSLLCTSIKEFEGIQQKSKYISLQNPICTTLHRLSSLHFNHGMYREAMTASALNALLSYNDPESKAFRMWANIKHKSITNKKVMEMTIISCLKSDGSIIEQLGLSIKLSQYDLIEICLREARSLQEAKVNLSGAICKVLDEMLMLKATPIYYARVVQMLVYHLLHFDYNENTLDYLKQAISNLKQIKSSNYVLCLQANLEFYIFVAHLHVANKKTEIEMENTTFALYAPKISEMAENDTHDVVPAYTMINIKEDSKMMMYLETALKKWNKCTKQNFEQIIEDHERLITLHTLIIAGEYARLYRYEKCEINIWKLAYKLASVLQDDRAIIYVTGRSISLRYINPKWITTVTDLANKYKETKDENMIYAIAVFWISLSDFYFERDMYEEARKLLDESRKLPGVCFLSNIALSLYSLDRLLYNCSLYKEDIKHEEYTRYVVETLYSLVNLNEELSKRKWKPQDMHLFDIDIFLSATINLSLRLNSLLSFREIGSHLVRRLKTAQSLGATMRVAEILKSLCYIDLSRSQLHDCEIKLQGLEHILNIETFEASMSSNPIKVITESALTPIRVVEPIRDIPRNDTSPVLRNKCFDLPVFMCHQNCNCYLCQNLSYNYLVFAGTHIRAQLYALQNNFTAALEHFTGAFKIKERIMKTEKCMTENEREHFSWQERFYSTDYILLLINFYSYLKNYLNIEQERKMNLLSLAIELCDKYKLKGHPVYMSAKELIADYSFQNIINRLDYSMFTVPDASDIDTTKYELKVRTEDAICVTPIINNSQIQRPTTLKRIRNPPFLKLSKVSMNFSDDSDDEDISSPKSQHQGTRSRNKLTKRKIFNEENSDSVSKTKEGTNESRSSSQKLKQQNENIDNVSMKDVVNKATSLVPNISDYLHNFADELEEPATNSNIQKLIKKIETLKINAMSQKATRSTRRSKQVISIDSTKIDEIIALFKDLKTEKRKDNNCLVSEIISDQRRTSEGDSIEILEEINTGKNTRTRITRKSSKQNVITREXHNTKARKSK; encoded by the exons atgaataTTACGGAAGAGAGAATAAAAAAATGGATTTTGTTAATTCAGACAGAAGAATTGGACGAAGTAATAGAAGACATTCAG ATAAGCATTTGTCCAGGCCTAATTAATAATGTAAGCAAATATGTTTTTAAACTGTTGTTACATTTATCACACACTGCGGACAAATGCTGCAAACAGAACTGTGCTATTGGCATGCAGATTTACAGATTGACTTGTTTGTTATGTCAAAATCTGATCAAAATACCTGACAACAATAAATTTGTTTGCAGCTTATATCATATAGTTCGTTGTTTATTAACTGTGCATATGTATAAGGAAGCATACAAGGTTTGTTGTTTTATAAACACAGAAACTCTATGCTCTTCTGATTCGAGTGTGAACAATATACTAgtaaaaatagataatttatGGCATAATTCTGTGAATAATGCATGTAATCTAttagaaagaaatattttaaatatcaaGTATTATTATGAACTACAAAAGATTATAAAACTTGAATTGAAACTAATACAAACAAtatatcaaaattatactaAACGTGTACTTTCGGAGATAAGTTCATATCTAGATAAAATAGCATTAATAAGTAAAAAGTCGAACATCTGTTTCATGGAATTCTGTGTGTTTGCGAGTGAATATCTGAGACAAACTAAACTGTTTCTAAAGGAAGATGACAAACATGTTATAACTCGTTACATGCTTCTCATAATGAGCAAAATAGTGTGTGAGAATGTTAATGAACAAAATCTGGATTTTGTGATAAACACTTTAGATAATTTAAGCAAACACTTCAAAATGGTTCTAAAAGAAGACAAGGAATGCTATGAATGCTACAAATTGCTTGAATCATTTTGTATGGCAGCTGTAAAACCAAACAACTGTTTAGTAAAAAATGATGCCAACAGTATTCATGATTGCTGCTACAGTTATGAAAGAATTGCAAAGAAATATGATTACTTAGGATCTATTAAATGGCTTACATTCGGTATTGTTCAGATTCTAGAGTCATTATTTCTATATTGGGAAGCATGTATAAAAAcgggaaacaaatcatttttagAAAAAGGTATATTATTAGAGATCATGAACTTGGTTGTTTGTACAAGTAAATACTTTATGCAACAGACATGTAATAAGTGCAAGTCTTGCCAAAGTAAAGAGTGTATGATCAGAAATGACATATACAATGTGGTGGTAATAAAAGCCAGATGTGTCAATTTAATTAGCAAACTCTCTGCGGATGATTTATCCAAGGACATGTATAGTCTTGCGCAAAATTTCTTAGAGCAGAATGTAGCTCACATTTATGAAATGAAACAGTGTAACTGCATGACCTGGCCAATGCTGTGGTCCACGAATGGTGCTTTGATTTATAATTTAGGCATAATGGCAGGGAGTTTCTATGAAGAAAGCGTATCTCTGCTTTCTTTACTATGCACTTCCATCAAAGAGTTTGAAGGTATTCAACAGAAATCTAAATATATTAGTCTTCAAAATCCCATATGTACCACATTGCATAGACTATCTTCTCTTCACTTTAATCATGGTATGTACAGAGAAGCCATGACTGCGTCAGCATTAAATGCTCTATTAAGTTATAATGATCCTGAATCGAAAGCGTTTCGTATGTGGGCAAATATTAAACATAAATCCATAACTAATAAGAAAGTAATGGAAATGACCATAATATCTTGTTTGAAATCGGATGGGTCAATTATAGAACAATTAGGATTGTCTATTAAATTGTCGCAGTACGATCtcattgaaatatgtttaaGAGAAGCAAGAAGTTTACAAGAAGCAAAGGTTAATCTTTCCGGCGCCATTTGCAAAGTTTTGGACGAAATGTTAATGTTAAAAGCAACTCCAATATATTACGCTCGTGTCGTTCAAATGTTAGTATATCATTTGCTACATTTCGATTACAATGAGAACACTTTAGACTACCTAAAGCAAGCTATTTCCAATTTAAAACAGATAAAGTCGAGTAATTATGTTTTATGCTTACAAGCAAATTTGGAATTTTATATCTTTGTGGCACACTTGCATGTTGCCAATAAAAAGACTGAAATAGAAATGGAAAATACGACATTCGCGTTGTATGCTCCAAAGATATCGGAAATGGCAGAAAATGACACCCATGATGTTGTACCAGCTTATACTATGATAAATATTAAAGAAGATTCCAAAATGATGATGTATTTGGAGACGGCATTAAAGAAATGGAATAAATGTACCAAACAAAATTTT GAACAAATTATTGAAGATCATGAACGATTGATAACACTTCATACATTAATAATCGCCGGTGAATATGCTCGTTTATATCGTTATGAGAAATGTGAAATCAATATATGGAAACTTGCATATAAATTAGCTTCAGTATTACAAGACGATCGAGCAATCATTTATG TTACTGGTAGAAGCATATCGTTAAGGTACATCAACCCAAAATGGATTACAACAGTCACGGATCTCGCCAACAAATATAAAGAAACCAAGGATGAAAACATGATCTATGCAATTGCTGTTTTTTGGATAAGTTTATCAGATTTCTACTTTGAACGTGATATG TATGAAGAAGCTAGAAAATTACTAGACGAATCCAGGAAACTACCAGGAGTCTGTTTCTTATCTAACATAGCTTTAAGTTTATACAGCTTAGACAGGcttttgtacaattgttcattgtaTAAAGAAGATATCAAACATGAGGAATACACACGTTATGTCGTTGAAACTTTGTATAGTCTGGTTAATTTAAATGAAGAATTATCTAAAAGGAAAT GGAAACCTCAAGATATGCATCTCTTTGATATCGACATATTTTTGTCTGCGACGATTAATTTGTCCCTACGATTAAACAGTTTACTATCATTTAGAGAAATTGGTTCTCATTTAGTACGACGGTTGAAGACAGCACAATCTTTGGGAGCCACTATGAGAGTCGCAGAAATATTGAAATCTCTCTGTTACATTGATTTGTCTCGTTCACAATTACATGATTGTGAAATAAAGCTACAGGGCCTGGAACACATCTTAAATATTGAAACGTTTGAAGCATCGATGAGTAGTAATCCGATAAAAGTGATCACAGAAAGTGCATTGACTCCGATTCGAGTCGTAGAGCCTATCAGAGATATTCCACGAAATGATACATCACCAGTTttaagaaacaaatgtttcgatCTTCCTGTGTTCATGTGCCATCAGAattgcaattgttatttgtGTCAAAATTTATCATACAATTATTTAGTATTTGCGGGTACTCACATCAGAGCCCAGTTGTACGCACTGCAAAATAATTTCACAGCCGCATTAGAGCATTTTACAGGCGCGTTTAAGATAAAAGAGAGAATAATGAAAACAGAGAAATGTATGACTGAAAATGAAAGGGAACATTTCTCTTGGCAAGAACGTTTTTATAGTACAGATTATATTCTTCTATTAATCAACTTCTATTCCTATTTGAAAAATTATCTAAACATAGAgcaagaaagaaaaatgaatctTCTCTCGTTGGCAATTGAGTTATGCGACAAGTACAAACTTAAAGGACATCCGGTTTATATGTCGGCAAAAGAATTAATTGCTGATTACAGTTTCCAAAACATAATTAATAGGCTGGACTATTCAA TGTTTACAGTCCCCGATGCTTCGGACATTGACACAACGAAGTACGAACTAAAAGTAAGAACTGAAGACGCCATTTGTGTTACTCCAATCATTAATAATTCTCAAATACAAAGACCTACTACTCTGAAACGAATTCGAAATCCTCCTTTTTTGAAACTTAGTAAAGTTAGTATGAACTTCAGTGATGATAGTGACGATGAAGACATTTCTTCACCGAAGTCTCAACATCAAGGAACAAGGTCTCgtaacaaattaacgaaaagaaagatttttaATGAAGAAAATTCAGACAGTGTGAGTAAAACGaaagaaggaacaaatgaatcaaGATCTAGTTCGCAAAAGTTGAAGCAACAGAATGAAAATATTGACAACGTTTCTATGAAAGACGTTGTAAATAAAGCTACATCTTTGGTGCCCAACATTTCAGACTACTTGCATAATTTTGCGGACGAGTTAGAGGAGCCCGCGACTAATAGTAATATTCAAAAATTAATCAAGAAAATAGAAACACTTAAGATCAACGCAATGTCGCAAAAAGCAACTAGAAGTACGCGACGTTCGAAGCAGGTGATTTCAATCGACTCTACTAAGATCGATGAAATAATTGCATTATTTAAAGACTTGAAAACCGAGAAACGGAAGGATAACAATTGTTTAGTCAGTGAAATAATATCTGATCAAAGGAGAACAAGTGAGGGGGATAGCATAGAAATATTGGAGGAAATTAATACCGGCAAAAATACCAGAACAAGAATTACAAGAAAATCATCGAAACAAAATGTAATAACTAGGGA GCACAATACAAAAGCTAGAAAATCTAAGTAG
- the LOC117222146 gene encoding mitogen-activated protein kinase p38b isoform X1 produces MPQFHKIEINRTEWEVPERYQMLTPVGSGAYGQVCSAVDITTGHKVAIKKLARPFQSAVHAKRTYRELRMLKHMNHENVIGLLDVFHPSSSLEDFQQVYLVTHLMGADLNNIVRTQKLSDDHVQFLVYQILRGLKYIHSAGIIHRDLKPSNIAVNEDCELKILDFGLARPTENEMTGYVATRWYRAPEIMLNWMHYNQTVDIWSVGCIMAELLTGRTLFPGTDHIHQLNLIMEILGTPRDEFMQKISSESAKNYIQSLPPLKKKNFKEVFRGANPLAIDLLELMLELDAEKRITAEQALAHPYLAQYADPLDEPESLAYDQSFEDMDLPVEKWKDLVYHEVVTFEPQQLPTCSTVEPVS; encoded by the exons ATGCCgcagtttcataaaattgaaataaataggACGGAGTGGGAGGTTCCGGAACGATATCAAATGCTAACTCCAGTGGGATCGGGGGCTTACGGTCAAGTGTG TTCAGCAGTTGATATAACAACTGGACACAAGGTAGCGATCAAAAAGTTAGCCAGACCATTCCAGTCAGCTGTACATGCTAAGCGAACATATAGAGAGCTTAGGATgttgaaacacatgaatcatgAAAAT GTAATTGGTCTATTAGATGTATTTCATCCATCTTCCTCTTTGGAAGACTTTCAGCAGGT atattTAGTTACGCATCTAATGGGTGCAGATCTCAATAACATTGTAAGGACCCAAAAGCTTTCTGATGACCATGTACAGTTTCTTGTATATCAAATCCTTCGAGGTCTTAAATACATACATTCTGCGGGTATAATACATAGG gATTTGAAGCCTTCCAACATAGCTGTAAATGAGGATTGTGAACTAAAGATTTTAGATTTTGGATTAGCCAGGCCCACTGAGAATGAAATGACTGGGTATGTTGCCACAAGATGGTACAGGGCTCCAGAAATCATGCTTAATTGGATGCATTACAATCAAACAG ttgACATATGGTCAGTCGGATGTATAATGGCCGAATTATTAACAGGAAGAACATTATTTCCTGGTACAGATC ATATACATCAACTGAACTTAATAATGGAAATTTTGGGTACTCCACGAGACGAGTTCATGCAAAAAATTTCATCCGAGTCG GCAAAGAATTATATACAGAGTTTACCACCtttgaagaagaaaaactttaaagaagtttTCAGAGGGGCTAATCCTTTAG CCATAGATTTACTTGAGTTAATGCTGGAATTGGACGCAGAGAAACGAATCACAGCCGAACAAGCTTTAGCTCACCCATATCTTGCTCAGTACGCGGACCCATTGGATGAACCAGAGTCGCTTGCATATGATCAAAGTTTCGAGGACATGGACTTACCAGTTGAAAAATGGAAAG aCCTCGTTTATCACGAAGTTGTAACGTTTGAACCGCAGCAACTACCTACATGTTCAACCGTTGAACCTGTTTCATAA